From a single Petrotoga sp. 9PWA.NaAc.5.4 genomic region:
- a CDS encoding FGGY family carbohydrate kinase has protein sequence MNKYLGIDIGTTAIKALVVSESGELLDSYSKPVKMKVPKPEWAEQDPEMWWEGAYEILREVSKKHQINAIGFSGQMHSLVTLDKDYKVIRPAILWCDQRTALQCKEATEAFKGEKNVISRMGNPFLEGFTFPKILWIKENEPENFKKINKILLPKDYIVFKLTGNIGIDYSDASGTACFNVITNSWDKEVFDKFNIDMKILPELYSSYA, from the coding sequence ATGAATAAATATTTAGGTATAGATATTGGAACAACTGCGATAAAGGCACTTGTGGTATCTGAAAGTGGAGAACTTTTGGACAGTTATTCGAAACCTGTAAAAATGAAAGTTCCGAAACCTGAATGGGCTGAGCAAGATCCAGAAATGTGGTGGGAAGGTGCTTATGAAATATTGCGAGAAGTTTCTAAAAAACATCAAATAAATGCAATAGGATTTTCTGGACAGATGCATAGTTTAGTTACTTTGGATAAAGATTATAAGGTGATCAGGCCGGCAATTCTTTGGTGTGATCAAAGGACCGCTTTACAATGTAAAGAAGCGACAGAAGCATTTAAAGGAGAAAAGAACGTAATATCTCGAATGGGGAATCCGTTTTTAGAAGGATTTACGTTTCCCAAAATTTTATGGATAAAAGAAAATGAACCAGAAAATTTCAAAAAGATAAACAAGATCTTACTACCGAAAGATTATATAGTTTTCAAGTTAACAGGAAATATAGGGATAGATTATTCGGATGCTTCTGGAACTGCTTGTTTTAATGTAATCACGAATTCTTGGGATAAAGAGGTTTTTGATAAGTTTAATATAGATATGAAAATATTGCCCGAGTTATATTCTTCATATGCA